In one Aeromicrobium erythreum genomic region, the following are encoded:
- a CDS encoding type II secretion system F family protein — MVMLAAFLLVCSLLLLLMGTGAVATPGGGGVRKRARSLSAAAEAASDTGVVKVDRTRADLWERFTPSSTLRRLERNLVLAGHPEGWTRERVVLMKPATAVLGLLFGALLVSKTSNPLMPLVALGIIGFCYMVPDLLVYNQATKRQAEIQKRLPDMLDQIVISLEAGVGFEAALSKAAERGTGPLAEEASRLMQDMSLGMARREAYLALAERTSVDELRTFCKAVVQAEEFGVSVASVVRSQAQEMRLSRRRRAEARAQQVPVKILIPLMTCILPVLFAIVMGPAIVYAYAIN, encoded by the coding sequence ATGGTGATGCTCGCAGCCTTCCTGCTCGTCTGCTCCCTCCTGCTCCTCCTCATGGGCACCGGAGCCGTCGCCACGCCTGGCGGGGGCGGGGTGCGCAAGCGCGCCCGCAGCCTGTCGGCGGCGGCCGAGGCGGCTTCCGACACCGGCGTGGTGAAGGTCGACCGCACCCGTGCGGACCTCTGGGAGCGGTTCACGCCCAGCTCGACCCTGCGCCGTCTCGAGCGGAACCTGGTGCTGGCGGGTCACCCCGAGGGGTGGACGCGCGAACGCGTGGTGCTGATGAAGCCGGCGACCGCGGTCCTCGGCCTGCTCTTCGGCGCGCTGCTCGTGAGCAAGACCAGCAACCCGCTCATGCCGCTCGTCGCCCTCGGCATCATCGGCTTCTGCTACATGGTCCCGGACCTGCTGGTCTACAACCAGGCCACCAAACGACAGGCCGAGATCCAGAAGCGGCTGCCGGACATGCTCGACCAGATCGTCATCTCGCTCGAGGCAGGCGTCGGGTTCGAGGCGGCGCTGTCGAAGGCGGCGGAGCGGGGGACCGGCCCGCTCGCCGAGGAGGCGTCGCGGCTCATGCAGGACATGAGCCTGGGCATGGCGCGAAGGGAGGCCTACCTGGCCCTCGCCGAGCGCACGTCGGTCGACGAGCTCAGGACGTTCTGCAAGGCCGTCGTGCAGGCCGAGGAGTTCGGCGTCTCCGTGGCGTCCGTCGTCCGCAGCCAGGCGCAGGAGATGCGGCTCAGCCGCCGCCGTCGGGCGGAGGCCAGGGCTCAGCAGGTGCCGGTGAAGATCCTCATTCCCCTGATGACCTGCATCCTGCCCGTGCTGTTCGCGATCGTCATGGGTCCTGCCATCGTCTACGCCTACGCCATCAACTGA
- a CDS encoding alkane 1-monooxygenase, whose amino-acid sequence MTLSTTVDGRTVEWTDKKRYLWLIGAIVPLIPLVIWGAVAATGWHVWWYFGPFFLFVVVPLVDLVAGLDPNNPPDELIESLEEDRYYRWVTYAFIPLQLAGFLWGCFLLGDGTIFGWDPFSASVLPGITDPLTWYDKLGLATGMGMVAGIGINTAHELGHKKEEHERWFARVALAQTFYGHFYIEHNRGHHVRVATPEDPASSRLGENVWEFMPRTVVGSLRSAWELEKKRFGRLGKSPLSLKNDLVNAWMFSVLLWGFALAAFGWQLLPYLLVQAVLGIWLLESVNFLEHYGMKRQKLESGRYERVNPSHSWNSNNIGTNVLLYHLQRHSDHHANPTRRYQALRDFKEAPVLPTGYAGMIVATWIPAVWRKVMDERVLAHYDGDVERANLHPRMAETYRARYGDRRRGTHEAVA is encoded by the coding sequence ATGACGCTCTCGACCACGGTCGACGGACGCACCGTCGAGTGGACCGACAAGAAGCGCTACCTGTGGCTCATCGGGGCGATCGTCCCCCTGATCCCGCTCGTCATCTGGGGCGCCGTCGCCGCCACCGGCTGGCACGTGTGGTGGTACTTCGGACCGTTCTTCCTGTTCGTCGTGGTCCCGCTGGTCGACCTCGTCGCCGGGCTCGACCCGAACAACCCGCCGGACGAGCTCATCGAGTCCCTCGAGGAGGACCGCTACTACCGCTGGGTCACGTACGCGTTCATCCCGCTGCAGCTCGCCGGCTTCCTGTGGGGCTGCTTCCTGCTCGGCGACGGCACGATCTTCGGCTGGGACCCGTTCTCGGCCAGCGTGCTTCCCGGGATCACCGACCCGCTCACCTGGTACGACAAGCTCGGCCTCGCCACCGGCATGGGCATGGTCGCCGGCATCGGCATCAACACCGCGCACGAGCTCGGCCACAAGAAGGAGGAGCACGAGCGCTGGTTCGCCCGCGTCGCCCTGGCCCAGACCTTCTACGGCCACTTCTACATCGAGCACAACCGCGGCCACCACGTCCGTGTCGCCACGCCCGAGGACCCCGCGAGCAGCCGGCTCGGCGAGAACGTCTGGGAGTTCATGCCGCGCACCGTCGTCGGCAGCCTGCGCAGCGCGTGGGAGCTGGAGAAGAAGCGCTTCGGACGCCTCGGCAAGAGCCCGCTCAGTCTCAAGAACGACCTCGTCAACGCCTGGATGTTCAGCGTGCTGCTCTGGGGCTTCGCCCTCGCCGCCTTCGGCTGGCAGCTGCTGCCCTACCTGCTCGTGCAGGCCGTGCTCGGCATCTGGCTGCTCGAGTCGGTCAACTTCCTCGAGCACTACGGCATGAAGCGCCAGAAGCTCGAGTCGGGCCGGTACGAGCGCGTCAACCCCTCGCACAGCTGGAACAGCAACAACATCGGCACCAACGTGCTGCTCTACCACCTGCAGCGCCACAGCGACCACCACGCGAACCCGACGCGTCGCTACCAGGCCCTGCGCGACTTCAAGGAGGCGCCGGTGCTGCCCACCGGCTACGCCGGCATGATCGTCGCCACCTGGATTCCCGCGGTCTGGCGCAAGGTCATGGACGAGCGGGTGTTGGCGCACTACGACGGCGACGTCGAGCGTGCCAACCTGCACCCGCGGATGGCCGAGACCTACCGCGCCCGCTACGGCGACCGTCGCCGCGGCACGCACGAGGCGGTGGCCTGA
- a CDS encoding rubredoxin has protein sequence MARFICPNCEYVYDEAVGDPREGWPAGTAFSDVDPDWTCPDCGVREQVDFVPEAEFTHNDQDGDIISAETRAAQARQAEQGAQQ, from the coding sequence ATGGCGCGGTTCATCTGCCCCAACTGCGAGTACGTCTACGACGAGGCCGTCGGCGACCCGCGCGAGGGCTGGCCCGCCGGCACGGCGTTCTCCGACGTCGACCCCGACTGGACCTGCCCCGACTGCGGCGTGCGTGAGCAGGTCGACTTCGTGCCGGAGGCGGAGTTCACGCACAACGACCAGGATGGCGACATCATCAGTGCCGAGACCCGGGCCGCCCAGGCCCGGCAGGCGGAGCAGGGAGCGCAGCAGTGA
- a CDS encoding rubredoxin: MKVWECQQCGFIYDEAQGWEEEGFPPGTRWEDIPDDWTCPDCGAAKADFTMTQVG; the protein is encoded by the coding sequence GTGAAGGTCTGGGAGTGTCAGCAGTGCGGGTTCATCTACGACGAGGCGCAGGGCTGGGAGGAGGAAGGATTCCCGCCCGGCACCCGCTGGGAGGACATCCCCGACGACTGGACCTGCCCCGACTGCGGTGCGGCCAAGGCCGACTTCACGATGACGCAGGTGGGTTGA